The following are encoded together in the Kwoniella europaea PYCC6329 chromosome 1, complete sequence genome:
- a CDS encoding chorismate mutase has product MNFTSGAEVTELLSLDHIRNQLIRLEDTIIFLLIERAQFAYNKKIYQPGAFKDELNFDGSWLEWFLFEIESFHAKARRYTSPDEHAFTPLEKLPQPIIKPQSLPSLLHQPAAKHPSVNVNSRILEFYIQHIVPGITSSTRLAQGKEVLEDDGNYGSAATRDVEVLQALSRRIHFGMFVSESKFLEAPHDFIPHILNPNPEALAGLITKPAVEAKLLIRLANKARVYGCEMDADGKVIEVPDEEMAARGKIDLATIVSMYKDWVIPLTKDVEVDYLLHRLDGVPQSQIDGWMKR; this is encoded by the exons ATGAACTTCACCTCGGGAGCAGAAGTAACAGAGCTCCTGTCCCTTGATCATATAAGGAACCAGCTCATTCGACTCGAGGACACCATCATATTCT TGCTCATTGAAAGAGCTCAATTCGCTTACAACAAGAAGATCTATCAACCTGGTGCTTTCAAAGATGAGCTGAACTTCGATGGAAGCTGGCTCGAATGGTTCCTTTTCGAGATTGAGTCTTTTCATG CAAAGGCTAGGCGGTATACCAG TCCCGACGAACATGCTTTCACCCCACTTGAGAAACTCCCTCAACCCATAATCAAACCCCAATCCCTACCTtcgcttcttcaccaaccaGCTGCAAAGCACCCATCTGTCAATGTCAATTCGCGGATCCTCGAATTTTACATCCAGCATATCGTTCCAGGTATAACTTCCAGCACTCGACTAGCccaaggtaaagaagtattagaagatgatgggaattATGGTAGTGCTGCTACGAGGGATGTCGAAGTGCTTCAAGCGTTGAGTCGGAGGATCCACTTTG GTATGTTTGTATCTGAGAGCAAGTTCCTCGAAGCTCCACACGACTTCATACCTCACAttctcaatcccaatccagAAGCTTTAGCCGGTCTGATCACGAAGCCCGCTGTGGAAGCCAAGTTGTTAATACGGCTTGCGAATAAAGCTAGGGTGTACGGCTGTGAGATGGATGCGGATGGTAAAGTGATAGAGGTCCCGGATGAGGAGATGGCTGCTAGGGGGAAGATTGATCTAGCTACGATAGTCAGCATGTACAAGGATTGGGTCATCCCTCTGACCAAGGAtgtagag GTTGATTATCTCCTACATCGATTGGACGGTGTACCACAATCTCAAAtcgatggatggatgaaacGGTAA